One Spinacia oleracea cultivar Varoflay chromosome 4, BTI_SOV_V1, whole genome shotgun sequence DNA segment encodes these proteins:
- the LOC110805611 gene encoding probable glutathione S-transferase, with protein MANELVLLDFWESPFGMRVRIALAEKEVEYEYRDEDLKNKSEFLLKMNPVHKKIPVLVHNNKPINESLIIVQYIDEVWSDKKPLLPSDPHQRAVARFWADFVDKKIYDSGRKVWTSKDAEQEAAKKEFIENLKVMEAELGDKAYFGGDTFGYVDVAFIPFYSEFYAYEKLGNFSIEESCPKIIEWAKRCLQRETVAKALPDQNKVYDFILMLKKAYGL; from the exons ATGGCAAATGAATTAGTGTTGTTGGATTTCTGGGAAAGCCCATTTGGGATGAGAGTGAGAATAGCATTGGCTGAGAAGGAGGTAGAATATGAATACAGAGATGAAGATTTGAAGAACAAGAGTGAATTTCTTCTTAAGATGAACCCGGTTCATAAGAAAATCCCGGTTCTCGTCCACAATAACAAACCGATTAACGAGTCTTTAATTATTGTGCAGTACATTGATGAGGTTTGGAGTGACAAGAAGCCTCTCTTGCCGTCTGATCCTCATCAGAGGGCTGTGGCTCGTTTCTGGGCTGATTTTGTTGACAAAAAG ATATATGACAGTGGAAGAAAAGTTTGGACTAGCAAAGACGCAGAACAAGAAGCAGCGAAGAAAGAATTCATAGAGAACTTGAAGGTGATGGAAGCTGAGCTGGGTGATAAAGCTTACTTTGGAGGagatacatttggatatgttgATGTTGCTTTCATTCCATTTTACAGTGAGTTTTATGCGTACGAGAAGTTGGGAAACTTCAGCATTGAGGAGTCTTGCCCAAAGATCATTGAATGGGCCAAGAGATGTTTGCAGAGAGAGACTGTTGCCAAAGCACTCCCTGATCAGAACAAAGTTTACGACTTTATTCTCATGCTTAAGAAGGCGTATGGCCTTTAA